A window of Polaribacter litorisediminis contains these coding sequences:
- the secG gene encoding preprotein translocase subunit SecG, translating into MSYTAFLILILVVAVALILIVMVQNPKGGGLSSSFGGGGAQSLGGVQNTNNFLDRTTWTLAIAMFALILLANFAIPREGDNNVNLDNTLEGTAPIENTVPAGNDSIQ; encoded by the coding sequence ATGAGTTATACAGCATTTTTAATCCTAATCTTGGTTGTAGCAGTCGCTTTAATATTAATCGTTATGGTACAAAATCCAAAAGGAGGAGGCTTATCCTCTTCATTTGGTGGTGGTGGAGCACAGTCTTTAGGAGGTGTACAAAACACAAACAATTTTTTAGACAGAACAACCTGGACATTGGCTATAGCTATGTTTGCTTTAATTTTATTAGCAAATTTTGCAATTCCTAGAGAAGGTGATAACAATGTTAATTTAGACAACACTTTAGAAGGAACGGCTCCGATAGAAAACACAGTTCCCGCAGGAAACGATAGCATTCAATAA
- a CDS encoding LptE family protein, giving the protein MKKIILSLLIMTTLIGCGAYSFTGGNTGDAKTIQIDFFPNQAPLVEPVLTQRFTNDLQDLFTRQTNLTLTPSNGDLYFSGEITGFRVTPMSGTSDQTAAQNRLTVTVNVRFVNKLVEKDDFEKTFSFYSDFDANAQLTGGVLDAALDEIVERLTQDIFNASVAKW; this is encoded by the coding sequence ATGAAAAAAATAATTTTATCACTACTAATTATGACAACTTTAATTGGTTGCGGAGCATATTCCTTTACAGGCGGAAATACAGGTGATGCAAAAACAATTCAAATTGATTTTTTTCCGAACCAAGCACCCTTAGTAGAACCTGTTTTAACGCAACGTTTTACAAATGATTTACAAGATTTATTTACACGTCAAACCAATTTAACCTTAACGCCTTCTAATGGCGATTTATATTTCAGCGGAGAAATAACCGGTTTTAGAGTAACGCCAATGAGCGGAACCTCTGATCAAACTGCGGCGCAAAACAGATTAACCGTTACCGTTAATGTTCGTTTTGTAAATAAACTAGTAGAAAAAGATGATTTTGAAAAAACATTTTCTTTCTATTCTGATTTTGATGCCAATGCTCAATTAACAGGGGGTGTTTTAGACGCTGCTTTAGATGAAATTGTAGAACGACTTACGCAAGATATTTTTAATGCATCGGTTGCAAAGTGGTAA
- a CDS encoding co-chaperone GroES, whose protein sequence is MGLNIKPLADRVLVEPAPAETTTASGLIIPDNAKEKPQKGTVVAVGSGKIDEPLTVKVGDTVLYGKYAGTDLKLEGKDYLMMRESDILAII, encoded by the coding sequence ATGGGATTAAACATTAAGCCTTTAGCAGACAGAGTTCTTGTAGAACCTGCACCAGCAGAAACAACAACAGCATCTGGATTAATCATACCAGACAACGCAAAAGAGAAACCTCAAAAAGGAACTGTTGTAGCTGTAGGAAGTGGTAAAATAGATGAACCATTAACGGTTAAAGTCGGTGATACCGTACTATATGGTAAATATGCAGGTACAGACTTAAAATTAGAAGGAAAGGATTATTTAATGATGCGTGAATCTGATATTTTAGCGATTATCTAG